Proteins from one Rosa chinensis cultivar Old Blush chromosome 7, RchiOBHm-V2, whole genome shotgun sequence genomic window:
- the LOC112178910 gene encoding signal recognition particle 14 kDa protein gives MVLLQPDPFLSELTSMFEKSTEKGSVWVTFKRSSLKSKVQRNKMKTAGQAIDYRCLIRATYGNKTISTSVGAKEHQRFQASYATVLKAHMTALKKRERKDKKKAAEKKKGGAKKAKTDPMVIA, from the exons ATGGT TCTTCTACAGCCAGATCCGTTCCTTAGTGAACTTACCAGCATGTTTGAGAAAAGCACTGAGAAAGGGTCTGTTTGGGTTACCTTCAAAAGAT CATCTTTGAAGTCCAAGGTACAGAGGAATAAAATGAAAACTGCTGGTCAAGCAATTGACTACCGATGCCTTATCCGTGCAACATATGGGAACAAGACAATATCTACTTCG GTTGGAGCAAAGGAACATCAGCGATTTCAAGCTTCTTATGCAACTGTCCTTAAGGCTCACATGACTGCTCTAAAGAAGCGGGAGAGGAAGGATAAGAAAAAGGCTGCGGAGAAGAAAAAAGGGGGTGCAAAGAAGGCCAAGACAGATCCCATGGTCATAGCCTAA
- the LOC112178572 gene encoding E3 ubiquitin-protein ligase RNF14 has product MNDRGNNQADGSPVRKTRRGRRGGGGGGGREQHHPSLQIDDALKLNDLQSPLSCQPQTHEPTTSTPRNHRNPRSASGNRGAHVFKPRFVKKSELGSSSTGGVGSSSNGVVVGSSSSKNEQVGALNDEVGSLSIGEGESGQQAKQEEERVGASVENAAEVSERGKEEDDNAVTRLEELQRGVEEPELSEEQLRINDQAQEDELLAMESIFGDNVIILERQRGLRCFQIRIHIEAPGEIAVSTKLNSSSDLKYTSSSSDDFSYSFTVQHLPPIMLTCALPKSYPSHQPPYFTLSVQWLDSIKISNLCSMLDSLWMDQQGQEVIYQWVEWLQSSSLSHLGFNEEIMLGPYGSRDAGDRRALTGIVSPDADIPFLRSYNNDRLHENFRNSLQECCICFTEYAGAEFVRLPCKHFFCWKCMKTYSDMHVKEGTITKLNCPDTKCQGMIPPGLLKRLLGDEEFERWESLMLEKTLDSMSDVVSCPRCKTPCIEDEDDHAQCSKCFFSFCTLCWERRHVGVQCMTPEMKLRILQERQNFSQLGDEQKRREKEMINEILSVRVILSDAKQCPACNMAISRVEGCNKMVCENCGQYFCYNCGSGITGYEHFRDGQCELFPQETIRNWQAQMNPRQNLGQIHAEQVAELVAQQVAVHGQLCPSCGQFNAKFNNNNHISCWACQHHFCYLCKETVRRSSQHYGPKGCKQHTPG; this is encoded by the exons ATGAACGACAGAGGTAATAACCAAGCGGACGGATCTCCGGTGAGAAAGACCAGAAGAGGAcgcagaggaggaggaggaggaggaggacgggAACAACACCACCCTTCTCTCCAAATCGACGATGCATTAAAACTCAACGATCTTCAGTCACCTTTGAGTTGTCAGCCTCAGACGCATGAACCCACCACCTCGACACCCAGAAACCACAGAAATCCGAGGTCGGCATCCGGGAATCGAGGTGCCCATGTATTCAAACCTCGGTTTGTCAAGAAATCTGAGTTGGGTTCTTCTTCGACTGGCGGAGTGGGTTCTTCTTCGAATGGAGTAGTagtgggttcttcttcttcgaagAATGAACAAGTGGGTGCTTTGAATGATGAGGTGGGGTCTCTGAGTATTGGTGAGGGAGAAAGTGGGCAGCAAGCgaagcaagaagaagagagagttggGGCTAGTGTAGAGAATGCTGCTGAGGTGTCTGAGCGTGGGAAAGAAGAGGATGATAATGCTGTGACAAGATTGGAAGAGCTGCAGCGCGGTGTCGAAGAGCCGGAGTTGTCAGAAGAGCAGCTGAGGATCAATGATCAGGCTCAGGAGGATGAG TTGCTTGCTATGGAGTCCATTTTTGGAGACAACGTTATCATCCTTGAAAGACAACGAGGCCTTCGATGTTTTCAG ATTCGTATACACATTGAAGCTCCTGGTGAAATTGCTGTTTCTACTAAGTTGAATTCATCTAGTGACCTTAAGTACACAAGTAGTAGTTCTGATGACTTCTCATACTCCTTCACAGTCCAGCATCTTCCACCAATTATGTTGACATGTGCGTTACCCAAATCATATCCAAGCCACCAGCCACCTTATTTCACACTATCTGTTCAATGGTTGGATTCTATTAAAATTTCCAATTTGTGTTCCATGCTGGACTCATTATGGATGGACCAACAAGGACAGGAGGTTATATACCAATGGGTGGAATGGCTacaaagttcttctctttctCATCTTGGGTTTAATGAGGAAATAATGCTTGGTCCTTATGGTAGTAGAGATGCTGGAGATAGACGTGCACTCACAGGAATTGTATCCCCGGATGCAGATATTCCTTTTCTTCGAAGTTACAATAATGATAGACTCCATGAGAACTTCCGCAACAGTTTGCAGGAATGCTGCATCTGTTTTACTGAGTATGCAG GCGCTGAGTTTGTCAGGCTGCCTTGCAAGCATTTCTTCTGCTGGAAATGCATGAAGACTTATTCTGACATGCATGTCAAGGAAGGTACCATCACCAAATTGAACTGTCCTGATACAAAATGTCAGGGTATGATCCCACCAGGTTTGCTAAAACGATTGCTTGGCGATGAAGAGTTTGAACGTTGGGAGTCCTTGATGTTAGAAAAAACACTCGATTCAATGTCTGATGTTGTGTCTTGTCCAAGATGTAAAACACCCTGcatagaagatgaagatgatcatGCCCAATGCTCAAAGTGCTTCTTTAGCTTCTGTACACTGTGCTGGGAGCGGCGTCATGTGGGTGTTCAATGTATGACACCAGAAATGAAGCTCCGTATCCTCCAG GAACGTCAAAACTTCAGTCAGTTAGGCGATGAGCAAAAGcggagagaaaaagaaatgatcAATGAGATCCTCAGTGTGAGAGTAATACTTAGCGATGCAAAGCAATGCCCGGCTTGCAACATGGCAATATCGCGAGTTGAAGGTTGCAACAAGATGGTGTGTGAAAATTGTGGGCAGTACTTCTGCTACAACTGTGGAAGCGGAATAACGGGATATGAACATTTCAG GGATGGGCAATGTGAACTGTTCCCCCAAGAAACAATTCGGAACTGGCAGGCACAGATGAATCCTCGCCAGAATTTGGGTCAGATACACGCTGAACAGGTCGCTGAACTGGTTGCCCAACAGGTAGCTGTACACGGACAATTATGTCCCAGTTGTGGTCAGTTTAATGCAAAG TTTAACAACAACAATCATATATCTTGCTGGGCATGCCAACACCACTTTTGCTACTTATGCAAAGAGACCGTGAGGCGAAGCTCTCAGCATTATGGACCGAAGGGTTGCAAACAACACACACCAGGATAG
- the LOC112179299 gene encoding E3 ubiquitin-protein ligase COP1 → MEECSTGALVPAVKVEPILSSIGGSVDPCSSDLGRLTEEKGMSEVDKDLLCPICMQIVKDAFLTACGHSFCYMCIITHLSNKSDCPCCAQSLSKNQLFPNFLLDKLLKKTSAQQISKSAPPVEHFRQALQQGCEVSIKELDTLLALLAEKKRKMEQEEAERNMQILLDFLNCLRKQKVQELNEVQSHLQFLKEDISVVERRRMELYRARDRYSVRQRMLGGDDSVNGARNSWPSSIDNNTSALRVRGGTSSWNIQGRGLQRNDALSASDSQYVNQSGLAVARKKRVHALFDELQECYLQKRRQMNQPYSQLERDRTVIPREGYSTGLADFQSVLTTLTRYSRMRVIAELRHEDLFHSANIVSSIEFDRDYELFATAGVSKCIKVFDFSSVVNDPADMHTAVVEMPTRSKLSCLSWNKFTKNHIASTDYEGIVTVWDVDTRQSVMEYEEHEKRAWSVDFSCTEPSMLVSGSDDCKVKVWCTRQEASVLNIDMKANICCVKYNPGSSNCIAVGSADHHIHYYDLRNVSQPLHVFTGHRKAVSYVKFLSNYELASASTDSTLRLWNVKDNIPVRTFKGHTNEKNFVGLTVNSEYIACGSETNEVFVYHKEISKPVTWHRFGSPDMEDTEDDAGSYFISAVCWKSDSPTMLTANSQGTIKVLVLAA, encoded by the exons ATGGAGGAGTGTTCAACTGGGGCTCTAGTCCCGGCAGTGAAAGTGGAACCAATTCTATCAAGCATCGGGGGTTCGGTGGATCCATGCAGCAGTGACTTGGGTCGTCTGACGGAGGAGAAAGGAATGTCAGAGGTGGACAAGGATTTGCTGTGTCCAATTTGCATGCAGATTGTAAAGGACGCATTCCTCACAGCGTGCGGCCATAGCTTCTGCTATATGTGTATCATCACCCACCTTAGCAACAAGAGTGACTGCCCTTGCTGTGCCCAATCTCTCAGCAAAAACCAACTATTCCCCAATTTCTTACTGGACAAG CTTCTGAAGAAGACTTCAGCTCAACAGATTTCAAAAAGCGCACCCCCTGTGGAACATTTTCGTCAGGCATTGCAGCAG GGATGTGAAGTGTCCATCAAGGAGCTAGACACCCTATTGGCACTCCTtgcagagaagaagaggaaaatggaACAAGAAGAAGCCGAGAGAAATATGCAAATATTGCTTGACTTCTTGAATTGCCTAAGGAAGCAGAAAGTTCAAGAGCTTAATGAG GTACAGTCCCATCTTCAATTTCTCAAAGAGGACATAAGTGTAGTTGAGAGACGCAGAATGGAGTTGTACCGTGCCAGGGATAGGTACTCTGTGAGGCAGCGGATGCTTGGAGGGGATGATTCTGTCAATGGTGCAAGAAATTCATGGCCTTCCTCTATAGACAACAACACCAGTGCTCTCAGAGTACGAGGAGGAACGTCCTCTTGGAATATTCAGGGACGAGGACTGCAGAGAAATGATGCTTTAAGTGCATCAGACTCCCAGTATGTGAATCAATCAGGACTTGCTGTTGCCAGGAAAAAGCGGGTCCATGCATTG TTCGATGAGCTACAAGAGTGTTACCTGCAAAAGCGACGTCAGATGAACCAACCATATTCCCAGCTAGAACGGGACAGAACTGTAATACCCAGAGAAGGTTATAGTACAGGTCTTGCCGATTTTCAGTCAGTGCTTACTACGTTAACGCGCTACAG TCGAATGAGGGTCATTGCTGAACTTAGGCATGAGGATCTATTTCACTCGGCCAATATAGTATCAAG CATCGAATTTGACCGTGATTATGAGTTGTTCGCCACTGCTGGAGTTTCAAAGTGCATAAAAGTTTTTGACTTTTCCTCG GTTGTGAATGATCCAGCTGATATGCACACTGCTGTTGTTGAGATGCCTACACGATCAAAGCTAAGTTGCTTGAGCTGGAACAAGTTTACTAAAAACCATATAGCTAGTACTGATTATGAGGGAATAGTAACTGTCTGGGACGTAGATACTCGGCAG AGTGTCATGGAATATGAAGAGCATGAAAAACGTGCTTGGAGTGTTGATTTTTCATGCACAGAACCCTCGATGCTTGTATCCGGTAGTGATGATTGTAAG GTAAAGGTTTGGTGCACAAGGCAGGAAGCTAGTGTTCTTAACATTGACATGAAAGCAAACATATGTTGCGTGAAGTATAATCCTGGATCTAGCAACTGCATTGCG GTTGGTTCGGCAGATCATCACATTCACTATTATGATTTAAGAAATGTGAGTCAACCACTGCATGTGTTTACTGGGCACAGGAAAGCAGTTTCCTATGTGAAATTCTTGTCAAACTATGAGCTTGCGTCTGCATCTACTGATAGCACGTTGCGGTTATGGAATGTGAAGGATAATATTCCA GTTCGTACTTTTAAAGGTCACACAAATGAGAAGAACTTCGTAGGTCTTACGGTAAACAGTGAATACATCGCATGTGGCAGCGAAACAAATGAAGTGTTCGTGTATCATAAG GAAATTTCTAAACCTGTGACTTGGCACAGATTTGGGTCACCTGATATGGAAGACACCGAAGATGATGCAGGGTCTTACTTCATCAGTGCTGTGTGTTGGAAGAGTGATAGCCCTACAATGCTAACTGCTAACAGTCAGGGAACCATTAAGGTCCTCGTTCTTGCAGCTTAA